Proteins from a genomic interval of Papaver somniferum cultivar HN1 chromosome 4, ASM357369v1, whole genome shotgun sequence:
- the LOC113275479 gene encoding elongin-C-like gives MKKEETVKLISAEGFEFVISKEAAMVSQTIRNMLTSPGGFAESQRGEVRFPEISTVILEKICQYFYWSLQFVNGKETEFHIEPELTLDLMMAANYLHT, from the exons atgaagaaagaagaaacaGTGAAGTTGATCAGTGCTGAGGGTTTCGAATTTGTGATCAGTAAAGAAGCTGCTATGGTTTCTCAAACCATTAGAAACATGCTTACTTCTCCAG GTGGTTTTGCTGAATCACAGCGTGGAGAAGTTAGATTTCCAGAGATTAGTACTGTTATCTTGGAGAAGATTTGTCAGTACTTTTATTGGTCTCTTCAATTCGTCAA tggaaaggaGACAGAGTTCCATATTGAACCTGAATTGACTCTCGACTTGATGATGGCTGCAAATTATCTCCATACATGA